Within Hydra vulgaris chromosome 02, alternate assembly HydraT2T_AEP, the genomic segment ACTTTACTGCAACTTGGTGTGGACCATGCAAGATGATAGGACCAAAGTTTGAGGTAATTAATTGTGTAATAAATAGTATCAATTCGAATCAGGGTGACTGCCAGATCAGGGAAAAATCAAAGAATTCAAAAACCTGCAATAAAAATCAGGGAATAATCAGGGATATTGGGTTAAATTTAggaaaaatcagggaaaatcgttcttcatcaataaatttaaatcaaacatGTAAGTCATGCATCATacataatatcaaattttattttgcagaGAGTTTAAGAACTTTTCTTGGTACTCTAAATGGGCGCTACTGCAGTTTCTCtcacccccccccctcccctcctttttatttttattattgctgattatgatagagaattttatgctgattaagaatcgtataaaaacataggtctgaaaattaacagaaagtgctctaatttgctgttgaattttaaaaaattacactaaaaaactctaatattcgccattttttaaaaacgcttTACATCAAAGTTTACCTTTTGAAATCAATCgtttagaaaatctttttttaattacgcaacccggttttttttattgtcgtcaaaattaaattatgactaaattaaatgtttttataaatatattttatttatttttaattaatttttaagatttgatttttaaatgtacataaatcgactgacaaatagggattggAGCAATTAAATGCACATGCATCGACTGAAAAATAGGGATTGGCACAACTAAATGCACacacatcgactgacaaataagAATTGGCACAACTAAAtgcacatacatcgactgacaaatagggattggcgTGATTAAACGTACATGATTTGGGACAGGGTTAGGATTTGGGCCAGAGATAAATCAGAAAATGATGCgcttagcattttttaacagttttgatTTCCATTGTTAATAGAAACCAggcttttttaaattcatttttgaaaagGATTTTAAAGATAACCGAGTACGAATAAAAAGGCAAGTTCAGCGTTTTTAAgtgtacttttttaaacttcaacagCAAATTAGAACACTTTCTGTtgattttcagacctatgtttttatacgattcttaatcagaataaaattcTCTATTATAatcgttattaaaaaaaaaagaactctaCGAAAAGTTATGAGGATTTAAGAAAAAGATATATGATACATATTGATACATagattatttaaagaaactgtggttaaaactttttttcttaacgtaaattgttttaactttgtcATTTCTTATCAAAGCAGCAACAACTTAGTATCAAAAGAAAGGTGTACAAATTTATAATAGTCTTTAGCAACAAAACATTCAGGAGACTAGAGGAGACACCAAACCACCATCTATATAGTCAAAATTGTGTTCTGTCTATTTTCTCAGCtctatttttcattatatttgttaatgataTTCCCAAGTTACTTCAAATGCACACTTTTTGTTGAcgatacaaaaatattttaccctCTTACTATTGTGGATTCACACACCGTACtttaaaatgatattgataTCTTGGTTGACTGGGCAACTAAACagataatgaaatttaatatagaTAAATGTTCAGTTCTACACCTAGGCTACTAAAACAAACATGTCTATACTATGTACAATCTAGAAAAGATAATATACTCAGAAGAGTATCTAAATTAGTTCATGGATTACATAACCTTACAAATCAATAAAGActgttaaatttaatatgacAATCATGAGATACAGACTAATCTGTAGAGATTTGATAAACGTCTATAAATGGCACAACGACTGCTATAACTGTCAAACAATCTttccaaaaactattttttgacaTTGTAAATGCTTCATCCttgagtaattttaaaaacaaactagacaAGTACCTAAAAgaagaaataatcatttatgATTAAAGATTAGAAAACATATCACATACACAGCATTTGGAGAGAGGGTCAATATTTGCAATGCTGACcaaaaagtgtttgaggtcagcaaaaaattgtcAACCTTATTTCTATGTTTGTAGTAACCTCTTTGTGTCAATTTGTTTTTGCTGACCTCTAACAGTTAAGTCTGCCATTATTTTAAGACGGATTTCCCTCATTCACTACCTGTATTTGTATAGGCACAAATGACTGTCAACctgttatacaaatatattacatatacagCCCTCAGAATaaggaaaaatgaggttggcaatttaTTGCTAACCTCATAATGGCAGACACCTCGTATCAGTTAGAGTAATGAAATTACTAGTTCTGCATTTTAAGGAACTTAAAGTACATGTTTTAAGATTAATACAGACAAGTgtgttttgattaaaaactaGTAGACGTTTGTAGTCAAAGTAGCGCTACAATCAGATCAAGGGTTAGGATAAAGATAAGTTGCTaagttcaaaataattttttttttacactacTCAAAGGTTTCAAATTGTAAgcacttcaaaaattttatcgtCTATTATTGACCGGTTCCAAAGGCAtgaatattttaactttgttttaaaccaaccaaaaaaattcgtaaaaaaaaaagctgtttaaaaaactgttttggctttttttctgttttgtgcGTAATGGAAACTGTAAACATGTGCACTTGCATATTTTAGGGTAAAGATcccaataaaacaactttaaaaaaaaagcataacacctttaatttaaacatttacgtcaaattactaaaatattgACCTAACTCAAAGCTTCATAAACTATGGATTGCGACCCAAAACAGGGTTAACGAAATATTGGGATTAATGAAAACGCTGAACGAAATATTGGAATTGCaagattttaatgtaaaatatttaaatgcataaacttatataattgtGTATTTTTTCATATGTATGTAAATTATTACCTAACCAATAAATActcacaaaataataatatttttattttatatttaccttGTTTGTGAAAAATCTTCTACTCATAAATGGCGTCGTGaactataaaagttttaacaagcTCTGAccttactttattattattatttttttttgagaagttGTCTTGAATAGGTCAAAGTTGTTACGAAGAATAGGAAAGTGGTGTTAAGCAACTATAAACATAGTCAAATCTACTTAAATTAGTTTCTTATAAAACagcttaaagaaaaaagatgGAAACACAGTTTTGTGACTGAAAAAGTTTTTGGTATATCAAATTTCCTTAGTAAAATTACTAAATCTAATCCTGAAACTTTATCGTAATTGCTTAGAATCTTTAGGATTTAGAAAAGCTTTACATACAAAACATATAcaactttatattaattttactggaacaagttaaaatataaagatgtaGATGTTgctcagtttttaaaattaaatggtttaaaagaatgtaattattaatttttgaatcatTAAAATGGATTTAGAAAAGCTTTAGAGAAAGGCTGTCAGAAAATTAttgttgtaaaaacaaatataaaatattattgtaatcttgaagattttcaaaaaacttatctTAAGAGATTAAGCTTAAGTTCATTCAAAGAGTTAAAGACAATATTTTATCACGAACAGgtcttaataacaaaatttatgtaAGAGAATGAtatgttgttatatttttaaagatacaaAAGGTAATATTCTGCACATAAGCATGTCCTAAAATTTAGGTTGTAAATTAGGGTAAATGTTTTGCCGCTTATTCAATTCTGTCAAATTATAACAAAGTTTCTGATTGTGTAATGGAGTTTAAAATTGATGGCTATCTAGTGTTAGTTAAATGTTAATCTTATAATAAGACCTTTCATCAACGCTTCATTttgaatgataaaaataaaatagtaaataatcaCATATAAATCTGATtatttgtgtgtgtttgtgtttaAACTACAAAGAAGAACAtcggaatttattttttcaagtttttaaatggttttttaaattatattttagctTGAATAATGGGGTTgaggaaaaaacaaaatatttttatttcaaactgatatatttttaaaatcaaatatttcaaCTATTTCTTAATGTTAAGTTAACTATTGAAGGTTATTTtcgtatttaatttaatttataaaatctttattttagaaattagcTGAGAAATACAGTTCAATAAAGTTTATCAAAGTAGATGTAGATGAAAATAGTGAAACTTCAGAAGCTCATGGAATATCTGCAATGCCAAcctttaagttctttaaaaatggAAGTGAAGTAGTCAGTGAGTTGGTAGGAGCCGGTGAAATTGAACTTGATGCAAAACTTAAAGCCTTGGCGTCAgcataattacttaaaaaatacttttttgaactagttttttttacagcATATCTCTGATTCTGATTCATCAAGTaaaatttttccttaaaaatacttattgagTAGTTATTTGTGCAAACTCTTAGGTGTCTAATAAACGAGCAGGGACGCCTAATAATTTTTTCCCAGCTTATTCATTATTCCTTAcaattttttggttattttccAGCCCCTCCCTTGATAACTTTTTAATGGAATGTAACATAGTATTGCAATTTTCTACTTAAGAAAATAGGTTTGTGGTAGGCTAGTGTTGCGGaatgagagagggttgtaacaaCGATTTAAAAAGTAAGAACAGATTCCTTGACTGTAGAGGCCCCCGCtgttattgtattgtattgaCCTTGGGGAGCTGAATACAATAAAcaactgattaaaaaaaattatactattatagtataatgattttaattgaTGGAAGTTCAGTAACTTATACTGGATTTTACACAGTATTATTTATACTGGTTTAAGAATTTTTAGATCctggaaaaaacattttttataacaactaaGAAACGAAAACCAGTTCATCCACCGGTCGACCAAAAGTTTTAAAGCCACTAGatgcatttattttaacattgacTTGTTTACATAAAAGCTTTATtctttgctatttatttttttgatgcgATATTTCAGAAGGAACAGTTTCGAATACTGTAAATACATGGATAATTTTATAAGACTTGGATCCATATGGCCTAGTATGGAGCAAGTTAGGAAGACAATTCCGCAATGAATGAAGGAATAGTTTCTAACTGCTAAATGTATCATTAATTGTGTAGGGTTCAAAGTTAAAAATCCACCTGAATTATTTATGCGCAAAATTATGTATTCAGAATATTAAAGTCATACAAAAGTCAAAGTAGGAAATTCATACGGGGAGGCAAGTTCCCCCGGAACGTTTTTTACATTAATCAAGGTGAAAGTGTAATGAGTGGCTGTGGCTTTACAATAGCAGAATAACCCAGACCACTTAGTGTCAATATTGTTTTACCATTATTTTCAAAGGGtagaaaacaattttctatTGAAGAAACAGTTTTAAGTCAACAAATTGCAAATTAGAGAATCCTTGTGGAGAGAATAATacagaattttataaaattcaaatattgcaTAGGCCAAATATTATAGTTGGTACATggtaaaaatagtatatatactaaatgtatatatatatcaaaaaatatgattttgccaaatcattatttaaattttagcaaattgACTATTTTAGGAAGTAAAAGAGTGCTGATCGAAACTATTTTGTGAAGAATTTAGAAAACAgagaaaaagacaaaaaaataaaaagcaacaaaaatgcaataatatataaattaaattaaaaaaatcttattaatcAAGAAATAActtgaaagaattttaaatttttctgatttagtAGAACAACGCTTAGAACTGATTTTTACCTAATGttactttaatatttacttttttcgtttattgactttatttgtgtattttattttatatttagttaatcttttatttagtaaaaattaaaaaacataaaatatctattaaagaaaaattacaaaactgcccatcaagaaaataataagaatccagaaatggagagCTAATCTTAGGCAGCAACATGACAATTTAcagatggagtgcaaagtcctatagcttaccttctcgttggtttCACTTCGTTAAATAACTTAGACAAGTAATAGATGTCTAATTTATGAGcagaatagccaaggcaacatttttattagttttattttagatggATAATTGAGACCAATGCTGggtaagtaataataaaataatacctttaaattttaatgcttgattcataaaatctttatttatcacTGCATCGCTTAGTTgatgatttaaaagataaacatcCGACAGACGTTAAACTTTTgaaatcatttctaaaagtaCAGTTTAGCTTGTACTTCCTTGACTCACATAgcatcaataaaaagaaaatatagtaattaatgtttaataatatataatgtttagaaaatatagtaattgaaaataaaattgcgaAACAAAAAAATCCGGCGATGTTCATTTTCGCAGATGCTACTTACAATATCTAGCCTTTCGCAAGTTAAATTACGAAATAAACCTATTTTGCTACATACAAAAGTAGcacttacttattttttaacatgtcATTTTATgaataagaattaaataatgaagATAACTTGAACAACGTTAACATACGAATGCAATTAAGTAATCGGGAAACAATGTCtttgataaaatcaaaaatagacCTTATTTAAGTAATCACACTTGTccgaaaatgaaaataattactCCGAAAAGCACCGGAAAAACCCTTTGGTAGGAACAATAAACTCACCTTTCTGataagaaaaatctaaaaattgaaatcttttatGACCGTccgagaaaaaaaattcaatttaaagttttcgGCATTGtccaaaaagtttgcaaaatggTACAATAtgtatctttggaataaaaatcataaaaataagtcagaaattgtattaaaaacattttgttgttattaCAAAGCCCTAGTGAGTAATATTTAATTCTAAACAAGTTTTTGTAATTCCAGGAAAAAGCAGCTTTTGTCAAGTGTTAAATTCTGcatgacaactttttttaacttcaaagcAAAAATTCcaaattctgttaaaaaacaTGATGACTGTAGGAAAACAGTTTGTTTCCtgtgtttgaaaaaatgtactCGAGAATTGACAAGTTTTTTGATTGAACAAATCAAGAAATCAGTTTCATTCACAATTGACTTTTCTGACTCACGAGTTCCAAGTGGAATATGCATTACCTGCAGGGTTCTTTCATGAAAAAAGTGCAAAAGTGAAAATGTGGCTCCAAAACTTTATGATTTCACAGAAGTTCTGGTTAGACCAGGGACACGTGGTCAGCCTTGTGATTGCATTATTTATTGAATTGGTCATTTGAAGCACTTCAAAAGCACCCTTAGGGCAAATCAGAATCTTCAGGAGCTTcacaaaatcaaagaaaatgTTCAGACTGTCTCACACTTGTTGCAAGAGGAGTGTCACATCAGTGCAATCAACACACGTTCAGAGAAAATCTTAAAGAACTTGCTTCAAAGAATCCAAAAGCCAGTGAACAGATTGCATCGACTGTTATCTCAGCAAAACGGTCCTCACCTCATGGAACTGTCAGAATTGCGCAAAGTGGTGGAGGCCGTCCCATGCCAATTACTCCAGGTAAAGGGAATCTTGCCTAATACTTCAACAGTAAAAGTACtacataaaatgttttgcattttcaaatttctttCCTAAAGGTCCTTCAAACCCCGACAGACTGTTTGGTGATGTGCCACTTCAACGAACTCAAGATCTTGTCTgcatacaaaacaaaaatggaccgtcaaacaacaacatcaaaaaactTGCACCTACATTAAACCAAGTCACAAATACAAAAGTTGTCAAGCcaagatttaaagaaaagttttttgacaTTGGAAAGCAATTGGCAAATTACTTCTCACAAACATACATATTCATTTCAAAAAGTTCACTGCAAAAATTTGCCTGAGCTACTGAATGATGTCTTGTTGCAACGTCATGTTCAAGGTGACTACTTGGTGAAGTTGAGCATCGATGGTGGAGGTGGTTTTCTTAAAGTCAGTCTTGGGATTCAAGAAGAAGAAACAAAACTTCCATTTATTTCACCTTCaggcaaaaatttaatttgtccAAGTGgagtaaatttttctttgtcttGTAACATGAAGTTAGCAAACCTTGTTTGCGGGCTTCAACCCCATGCCAGCTCTCATCCATGAAGTTAGTGTGATGCGGATCACCGTAACTTGTCACAATGTGGAAAACTCCGCACTTTTGGCTCAATAAGAAAGTGCTTTGCTTCATTTCAAGATTCAGGTCTGGACCACGAGAATGCCAATCAGTTTCAAAATGTTGTTAATGATCCACTCTTAGATGTGAATGACTTTACTTTTGTTCTTGACGAGATCCCACCCATGGAACTTCATCTTTTACTTGGTGTGGTGAAccatttgtttaaaacactgaAAGAAACCTTGGATAAAGCTGATGAATGACCAAAAGCATTTCACGTCAAGCTCCTGCAATTTCATGGAGACCAGTTTGCTTGCAATGAATGCattaaacttttgaattatGTTGATCTTCTTCAAAGACTTGCTGAAGAAGACTCAGCATTCCAAGTTTTTCCATGAATTGATACACTCAGAAAGTTTGATGCAGTTGTGTCCTCTTGTTTCGGAAATCAGTTGCAGAGTAAATATGCTGAAAAAATCACACAGTTCAAAAATTCCTTCCTTTATTTGCCAAAGGCAAGTGTGACCCCTAAAGTTTACGCCGTTTTCTTTCATGTCAAGGAATTCATTGATCACAGGAAGGAATCTCTTGGTAAGTACAGTGAACAGGCCACAGAAGCATTGAATCACAACTTCAGGACACATTGGGAAAGATACAAGAGGCCAATAGACCATCCAGAATATTTGCGAAACTTATAAAATTGTCTTGTTGATTTCAACAGCAAGAACTTGTGAAAGCATTGGCTCCTTTTGAAAAactgttgaaatttttaaagaaaatgatcattttgaatttaaaattctgATTGAAATTAAAGGAATGCACTGTTTGTTCTTTGAATTTAATATGTGGAAAGtattgtaaagaattttttgataacataaGAAAAAATAACCTTGTATTTATTGAGAATAAAATGTTCAGaaaagcaaaaattgttttattacgATTCTCAAAGCAGTCAACATAAAATTTCtgacttatttttatgttttttattacaaagataaaaaatgttacatttttagcatttttcaacCTTTTTGACTATGCCGAAAACttcaaagtatatttttttttctcggaCGGTCATACAAGATTTCAATTTTTGGATTTTTCATATCAGGGAGGTGTGTATATTGTTCCCACCAAAGGGTTTTTCCGGTGCTTTTCAGAGTAACTATTCTCATTTTCGGACAAGTGTGTAATGAATactaaaacttaattatatataaaaatggttaaaaatagCTATCACTTGTTTTCAAATAGAacgattttatgttttttatgattttagtcagttccattttttttatctatattatatatttttatttatactatttatgtTATATGAGCTTTCGCTTTTATTACCTTAATAACaacaagtaaattaaaaaaatttttaagacatcctttttaaaaaatttttctgaaatgttttcccttacaaatacacaaaaaattatgttgaaaaGGTGGGAAGGGCACTTGTTCCCTCTTGCATCGTTGGCCCTGGTAAATGCTTTAATATTCAACATCCCAACGTTATCGGGACAATAGAACCgctgaaagttttaaagttcaACCTATTTTGGAGGGTAGTGAAAAATTAGTTGTAAGATTTTGTACCAAAAAAGCTGGCAAGTTCAATACGACCCTTTCCTGGGTCTTTGTCCCTAGAAACAAAACATATCTTTAACATAGAAGCTTACCAGGACTATACAAGAGCTGAAAGTTTCAGAGCTGTTGCTAGTCTGAAAGgtaatgatatatttattacaagattCAATAAGAACTGACACCGGCCAAACAAAACGtaaagttaaattaagttttgtaaTGGAACTTTACAGGATTTTTATATATGagaatataaatagtaaatctCCATTTCTGCAAAGCCAAAAGCAACAAGTAATCAAAAGTACGTAcctgaaatatataaatatatataaacactggCGTAGTAACAGGGGGCAAAGAgaggaaaatttaaatatatatatatatatatatatatatatatatatatatatatatatatatatatatatatatatatatatatatatatatatatatatacaccagatatatatttacaaattattaaagaatcatttaacaacattattcttatttgaattataacatttgtttttttttataacaatttaatgaATGGTTTGGTTCTTTTCCGTAAGTGCACATTCCGAAATGCTCATTCCGTAAGGAACTGTTTCACAAGTATtcttttgaaatgatttttttgcaagtttCTTTTCGTAAAGCATTATTAcggaattattattatttttttcgtaTAATGCGTTACGGAAGGTGAATTTGCGCATGTACAACTTCCGTAATGGCAATTTTAATTACGTTAGATAAAAATGCGaaattttcataagttttatttatcgcgaacaaccctaataaaaactattttaaaaaaattacataacttcctcttaagaaaaagaaagaatccaaaaatggagggctaaccaaAGGCAACAATGCTAAttctttacatatatatatatatatatatatatatatatatatatatatatatatatatatatatatatatatatatatatatatatatatatatatatatatatatatatatatatatatatatatatatatatatatatatatatatatatatatatatatatatatatatatatatatatgtatgtatgtatatatatatatatatatatatatatatatatatatgtatgtatatatatagatatatacatatatatatatatatatatatatatatatatatatatatatatatatatatatatatatatatatatatatatatatatatatatatatatatatatatatatatatatatatatatatatatatatatatatatatatatatatatataagccacTGTCTAAACATACCTTTTTTTTCTGAACATATTGGCTCACTTTGAGATTTAtgagatacatatatataatcacGGTTCCAAAAAAATTAGCTAATTTGGACTTACTTCACAGAcgattttgatttaatttaggTTAGTTTATTGGAAGCTAGAATTTTATCCTACGCCTTTGCGCCCTGCATATGGTTCAtctaatttttagtatttattactgcaacacaaaaactttttaattttctcataTTGGAAGAAACAACAAACtgtattttaaagaaatgtttgtcattttcaatatacatttttagcATAAAAGATGAcaaaattactttgaaaaagTATGCAATGGTCACATTTTTCTTGGTTTTCATTCTGCTCTGGTTTTTAACCACCATGTAACTATGCCTCTTCACCcttccataaactttttttttaaaacttcaaatgaAAGTTTTACAATTCTTTCCACCGATGTATGTTGTTTGACAGATCAGTGAGATAAATGTTTCTAGCAGTTTGAATAGTTTGTTGTAACTTGCATGAGGTAATAAACAAAGAAGTAAATCGCTTAAATTGTAATAAAGCAACATCAACATCAAGCAACATTAACATCAACAAACTCCAAACTTCAACTTTGAAGTTCAAGGGAATAACTGAACATCTTCTTTGTATCTTCCTTAAATGAAACACATTCTTTCCAAGTTTTTCTGCTTCTACCTCTAGCTTTTTCTTCTGAAACTTTTAACGCTCTACATGTTGATAGCCAGTCATATGCATCTTTACGCTTTTTATGCCCAAACCACCTATATCTTCCTTGACGCACCCAATCAGATATACTCACAACGTCTAATCTTCTTCTTAAATCATCTCtgcttttattatcttttaaagttaCACCACGTATCCATCTAATCATCATCTTTTCTGTTCTTTCCAAAAGCTAAACATTATCAACCTTCATTGCCCATGTTTCACTTCCATGCATCATAAAACTCTGGACATATGTGCTGTAGAGCGTTACTTTAAACATTATTGAAGCACTTCTTGCTGTTAAAAGTGGAGATAATTCTCGGAACTTGGCCCAAGTAGACCTTACTTTTGCCTTAGATACTTCTTCTGCTCCACCAGCTGATCCAATTTTATCTCcaagatattaaaatttactaacaCTCcaagatattaaaatttactaacaCACAAATTTACTTACTAcgatttacaaatattaaatcttttctccacttttttatttcaatctcttttttaacttcttttttatactCACCAAAAGTACATTTTCTACA encodes:
- the LOC100205970 gene encoding uncharacterized protein LOC100205970 isoform X2, which produces MVLKVATKKEFDSILQNHERVAVDFTATWCGPCKMIGPKFEKLAEKYSSIKFIKVDVDENSETSEAHGISAMPTFKFFKNGSEVVSELVGAGEIELDAKLKALASA